Proteins encoded in a region of the Planococcus citri chromosome 1, ihPlaCitr1.1, whole genome shotgun sequence genome:
- the LOC135849777 gene encoding disintegrin and metalloproteinase domain-containing protein 10-like — translation MLTYYGNIVLILLYYFPSIESGNRLNEYISHYETLSYDTQQVHEKHTRAKRSVTHDDSVVHLSFSAHSKQFNIRLKRDLSTFSDNLVILDSHGAELNSSQTDTSHIYSGHLIGEPESVVFGSLLDGVFEGKIISPSTGAYYVEKASRYFPPQSLISNSNNDSVTSSNDANTTNDLDFHSIVYKESDVDDPHHQDHSDHPAGCGITEEVKQWMESIQTSAVDEEEREIADAKQQAQSDTNSKSSPPIRPPKKKRKKTEPSIELGVGETPYQKYTKEWNSAGTSSSARFKRATRAKEKDKNTCSLFIQTDPLIWRHISEQVGHDAEKTREEILSLIAHHVTAVNYIYRDTKFDGRVEHRNIKFEVQRIKIDEYTVCEKHHRGETNPFCMENIDVSNFLNLHSLGNHEDFCLAYVFTYRDFTGGTLGLAWVASASGASGGICEKYKTYTETVAGLYQSTKRSLNTGIITFVNYNTRVPPKVSQLTLAHEIGHNFGSPHDYPLSCRPGGMSGNYIMFASATSGDRPNNSKFSSCSIGNISSVLDAIEENKKRNCFKASEGAFCGNKIVEEGEECDCGFNENECLDKCCYPRVISDADKNANITARGCARRKDTECSPSQGPCCSAHTCKFTSSDKEVICKSESDCSRSSKCNGSSAECPLPPAKPDKTRCNEGTQLCIGGECRGSICLEWGLNECFLSSSSVPPVDKRKLCELACMNGTNECRSTSEFASIVGLPPGGISLRPGSPCDNFQGYCDVFFKCRAVDAEGPLARLKNMLLNRRTLLQQWAFDNWWACVLIAVIFIFVLGVFIKCCAVHTPSSNPKKPPARRFSETLRRPITTLRRMRGPAVHRGHSGERGYRSHHQHHHGSSHHGQHGSSYSQNYNNNVGNYRNAPPSYTRSQHHHAPKPSAPHATRADVYAHPYRDRNSFHMRQHKV, via the exons GTAACAGACTGAATGAGTATATTAGTCATTATGAAACACTATCGTACGACACGCAACAAGTGCATGAAAAACATACCCGCGCCAAGAGGTCGGTAACGCACGACGATTCGGTCGTGCATTTAAGCTTCTCGGCGCACAGTAAGCAGTTCAACATAAGACTTAAACGAGATCTCAGCACGTTTTCCGATAACCTAGTCATATTAGATTCTCATGGAGCGGAACTGAATTCGTCGCAGACCGACACATCTCATATATACTCCGGTCATCTCATAG GCGAACCAGAAAGCGTCGTTTTCGGTTCGTTGCTGGACGGCGTATTCGAAGGAAAAATCATTTCGCCTTCTACCGGAGCATACTATGTAGAAAAAGCTTCCAGATATTTTCCGCCGCAATCGTTGATATCGAACTCCAACAACGATTCCGTCACTTCCTCAAATGACGCAAATACGACCAACGATCTCGACTTCCATTCGATAGTCTACAAAGAATCGGACGTCGATGATCCTCACCACCAAGATCATTCCG ATCATCCAGCCGGTTGCGGTATTACCGAAGAAGTAAAACAATGGATGGAATCGATCCAGACGTCGGCCGTCGATGAAGAAGAACGAGAAATCGCCGACGCCAAACAACAAGCGCAAAGTGATACAAATTCCAAATCTTCGCCGCCGATACGACCTCCGAAAAAGAAACGTAAAAAAACCGAGCCATCGATCGAGTTGGGAGTCGGTGAAACACCTtatcaaaaatacaccaaagaATGGAACAGCGCTGGCACATCATCTTCGGCTCGTTTCAAGAGGGCAACCCGAGCTAAAGAAAAGGATAAAAATACGTGCTCTTTATTCATTCAAACGGATCCGTTAATATGGAGACATATTTCCGAACAG GTTGGCCATGATGCTGAAAAAACTAGAGAAGAAATATTATCGCTGATTGCGCACCACGTCACCGCCGTGAATTATATCTATCGTGATACGAAATTCGACGGCAGAGTTGAGCatagaaatatcaaatttgaagtGCAGCGCATCAAG ATCGACGAGTATACTGTTTGCGAAAAGCATCATCGAGGTGAAACGAATCCCTTCTGTATGGAAAATATCGACGTGAGCAATTTCTTGAATCTGCATTCGCTGGGCAATCACGAAGATTTCTGTTTAGCGTACGTTTTCACGTACAGAGATTTCACCGGCGGTACTTTGGGCCTTGCTTGGGTAGCCAGCGCTTCGG GTGCTTCCGGCGGAATATgcgaaaaatataaaacttacACCGAAACGGTTGCTGGCCTTTATCAATCCACGAAAAGAAGTCTGAACACTGGTATCATAACTTTCGTCAATTATAATACCCGAGTGCCACCTAAAGTATCGCAGTTGACGTTGGCCCACGAAATTGGACATAATTTCGGATCACCG CACGACTATCCGCTATCATGTCGACCAGGAGGAATGAGCGGAAACTACATCATGTTCGCTTCGGCTACTAGCGGTGACCGGCCGAATAATAGCAAATTCTCGTCCTGCAGTATAGGCAATATCAGCAGCGTTTTGGACGCCATCGAAGAGAACAAAAAACGCAATTGTTTCAAAG CTAGCGAAGGAGCTTTCTGCGGTAATAAAATAGTCGAAGAAGGCGAAGAATGCGATTGTGGCTTCAACGAAAACGAATGCTTGGATAAATGTTGCTATCCTAGGGTAATATCGGATGCGGATAAAAATGCCAATATTACGGCCAGAGGCTGTGCTAGGAGAAAGGATACCGAGTGCAG TCCATCTCAAGGGCCTTGCTGTTCGGCTCACACCTGTAAATTCACATCGTCCGATAAAGAAGTCATATGTAAATCGGAATCGGATTGCAGTCGAAGTAGCAAATGTAACGGAAGTTCGGCCGAATGTCCGCTGCCACCAGCCAAACCGGATAAAACAAGATGCAACGAGGGTACTCAG CTTTGCATCGGCGGCGAATGTCGCGGTTCCATTTGCCTAGAATGGGGTCTGAACGAATGCTTCTTGTCGTCCAGTAGCGTTCCGCCGGTCGACAAACGAAAGCTGTGCGAGTTGGCCTGCATGAATGGCACCAACGAATGCCGAAGTACTAGCGAATTCGCTAGCATCGTCGGTTTACCACCAGGCGGCATCAGTCTCCGACCTGGCTCTCCATGTGATAATTTTCAG GGTTACTGTGATGTATTCTTTAAATGCCGCGCCGTTGACGCCGAAGGTCCGTTGGCCAGATTGAAAAACATGTTGTTGAACAGGCGAACGTTGTTGCAACAGTGGGCTTTC GACAACTGGTGGGCGTGCGTATTAATAGCTGTGATATTTATATTCGTTTTGGGCGTTTTTATCAAATGCTGCGCAGTCCATACGCCTTCTTCGAATCCGAAGAAACCTCCGGCGAGGAGATTCAGCGAAACGTTGCGCAGGCCGATTACCACGTTACGAAGAATG cGAGGTCCAGCTGTGCACCGGGGTCACAGCGGCGAACGTGGCTATCGTAGTCATCATCAGCATCATCACGGCAGCAGTCATCACGGCCAACACGGTAGCAGCTATTCGCAAAATTACAACAATAACGTCGGCAATTACAGAAACGCTCCGCCGTCGTATACTCGAAGTCAGCACCATCACGCTCCTAAAC cTTCGGCACCTCACGCTACCAGAGCGGACGTGTATGCGCATCCGTACAGAGATCGCAACTCTTTCCATATGAGACAGCACAAAGTTTAA